The genomic segment TGACCGATGCAGGCGTGTATCTTCGCGTCGGGCCGGAAATCGGCGTCGCCAGCACCAAGGCCTTCACCGCTCAAGTCGCCGTTTTGGCGATGCTGGCCATCGAGCTGGGCCGCCGCCGGCATTTGAGCGCCGACACCGTGCACAATCTCCTGCAGGAGCTGACCTCCATCCCGCAGAAAATCAAACGCATTCTCCGCCAGTCCGAGGCCATTCGCCAAATCGCCGACGCCAACAAAGACCGCGAAAACTGGCTCTTCCTCGGACGCGGCTTTAACTACCCCGTGGCCCTCGAAGGCGCCCTGAAACTCAAGGAAATCAGCTATATCCACGCCGAAGGGCTTCCGGCCGCCGAAATGAAGCACGGCCCCATCGCCCTGATTACCGACAAGATGCCCGCCGTCTTCATCGCCACACGCTGCTCGCAGTATGAAAAAATCATCGGCAACATCGAAGAAGTCCGCGCCCGCGGCGGAAAAACCATCGTCGTCGCCACCGAAGGCGATGAGCAAATCAAACCCTATGCCGATTATCTCATTCCCATTCCGGAAACCTGCGAACCGCTCCAGCCGATGCTGACGGTCGTGCCCCTCCAGATGCTTGCCTATCACGCCGCCGTCCTGCGCGGACACGACGTGGACAAGCCCCGCAATCTGGCCAAAAGCGTCACCGTCGAATAAAACGAATAAAAAAAGGTGCACACGCATCCGGTTCGGCTTATAATCCCAAAGAGGCAGGTTCGAACTCCAAGGGCTTCCGAGAGGCGAACGGAATGGAAATCTGGACAATCCAAAAACTGCTGAACTGGATGACGGCGTACTTCACCCAAAAACAGCTGGACAGTCCCCGGCTCAGCGCCGAACTGCTTTTGTGTCACGTGCTCGGTCTGCAGCGGATTGAACTGTACACCCTTCACGACCGAGTTGTTCAGCAGCCCCAGCTGGGTCAGCTGCGGGACCTGGTCAAGCGGGCCGCCGAACACGAACCCATCGCCTATCTGGTCGGGCGGTGCGAATTCTACTCGCTGTCCCTGAAAATCACACCGGACTGTCTGATTCCCCGCCCGGAAACGGAGCTGCTCGTGGAAAAAGCCGTGGAGTTTCTCCGCAGGCGGCCCGCACCGCGGCAGGCCCTCGATTTGTGCACGGGTTGCGGGTGCATTGCTGCCGCACTGGCCAAAAACTGCAAAGACCTCCAGATAACCGCTGTCGATATCTCCGAAGCCGCCCTGGCCGTCGCCACCGAAAACATCCGTCGGTACAACCTGGAGCCGTCCGTGCGGCTGCTGTGCGGCAATCTGTACGAGCCGCTCATCGAGGAACTCGACGGCCCCTGCTTCGACCTGATTGTCTCCAATCCGCCGTACGTCAGCGATGCTGAATATGAAAAGCTGGCCCCGAATGTGAAAAATTATGAACCAAAACAGGCCCTCTGCGGCGGGCCGGACGGGCTGGACTTTTACCGACGCATCCTCGAACAGGCCGGGCGGTTCCTCAAACCGGACGGCGCCGTCATGCTCGAAATCGGCTATGAACAGGGCCCGGCCGTCAAACAAATGCTCGAACAAAGCGGCCTCTTTGCCTCCGCGGAAATTCAAAAAGACCTGGCCCAAAAAGACCGCATCGCAATCGGCAGGCGATAACCCGCTATTTCAGACCGAAAAACGCGATGCTGTTGGCCGTCATCTTCCGGGCAAACTCCTCCAGCGGCATCCCATAAAGCTCCGCCAGTTTGGCCGCCGTATGAACCAGCAGGGCCGGCTCATTGGGCTGAATGTGCCGAACCGGCTCCGGCGAAAGATAGGGGCAATCGGTCTCAATCATCACCCGTTCCGGCGGCATCATTCGGGCCGACTGACGCAGCAAATCCGCCTTCTTAAATGTAAGAATCCCCGTGAAGGAAACAAAATACCCGCGTCGGAGCACCTCCTCGGTCTCCTGCGGGCTTCCGCTGTAGCAGTGAATCACCACCTTGGACAGACGGTCTCGATACTCATCCAGAATGGCCAGTGCCTCCGGAAAGGCCTGACGGATATGAACAATCACCGGCTTGTTCAGCTCCGCCGCCAAATCCAGATGGGCCCGAAACATCCGCCGCTGATTGTCCGCAGCGGAATGAAGATAATGATAATCCAGCCCTGTCTCGCCGATGGCGACGACATGCGGATGAGCGGCCGCCTGCCGAAGAAGCTGCAAATCCTCCGGGGAGATTTCGTCCGCATGATGCGGATGATAGCCCACCGCCGCCCACAATCCTTCGGTTTGCTCCGCCCGCTCCAGAGCCCGGCGGTTTTCTTCCGGACTGGTGCCGACGGTAATCCAGCGGGTCACTCCCGCCTGCCGGCTGCGGGCCAGCACATTTTCCAAATCCTCCCACAGCGGAGAATACGTCAGATGTGCATGAGTATCGACCAGTTCCATCGAGCCGTTTCCGTCCGGTCCATCTGCTACAGGCCCAGTTTGTCCCGCAGATAACTCTTCACCTGGTCCAGAGGCACGCGGACCTGCTCCATACTGTCGCGATGACGAATCGTGACGGTATTGTCCTCTTTGGTCTGGCCGTCCACCGTCACACAGAAAGGCGTGCCTGCCTCATCCTGCCGACGATAGCGGCGGCCGATGGCCCCCTTTTCATCATAAAAGACCGGGAAGTACCGCTTCAAATCCTGATAGATATTCATCGCGATTTCCGGCATCCCGTCCTTCTTAACCAGCGGGAAGATGCCCGCCTTAATCGGGGCCAGCGCCGGATGAAACCGCAGCAGATTCCGCTGCTCGCCCCGCACCTCCTCCTCATCATACGCATCCACCAGAAATGCCAGCATACTGCGGTCAATCCCCGCCGACGGCTCAATCACATACGGAATGTACCGCTCCCGCGTTTCCTCATCAAAATAGGCCAGCGGCCCTTTCAGGTAATCCTCCGCTTCCTCTTTGAGGGTAATCTTCGTCAAATCCCCCTTCTTGTCGTACCATTCGTTCATCGTCCGGATGCCCCGCTGATGCTGCCGCAGGTCAAAGTCCGTGCGGTTGGCAATGCCTTCCAGCTCCTGCCAGTCGCCCGAGCCAAACGGAAACTTGTATTCAATGTCCACGCACGCCTTGGCATAATGCGCCAGCTCATCCTTGGCATGCTCCCGGAAACGCAGATTTTCCTTTCGAATGCCCAGATTGATGTACCAGTTGAAGCGCTCCTGCTTCCAGTGCTCAAACCACTCCTCATCCGTTCCCGGCTTGCAGAAAAACTCCAGTTCGGCCTGTTCAAACTCACGGGTGCGGAAGATAAACGCTTTGGTTGTCACTTCGTTGCGAAAGCTCTTGCCGATTTGGGCAATCCCGAACGGAATCTTCACACGGGTTGAATCCAGCACATTGCGGAAATTGACAAAGATGCCCTGCGCCGTTTCCGGCCGCAGAAACAGCGTCATCGTATCTTCAACATTGGCGCCCATTCGGGTTTCAAACATCAGCCGGAACGCCATCGGCTCTCCAAACTGGCCGACCGTGCCGCAGGCCGGACAAACCTTTCTCGACAGCTCCGCCGCCTTGCTCTTGGCCGACTCGAGATCGATATGTTCCGTATGCTCCTCCAGGCTGCCGTCGTGGTCCTGCAGATGGTCCACCCGCGAACGGGTGCCGCACTTTCGGCAAACCGTCACCAAATCCGCAAACTTATCGGCATGGCCGGAGGCCTTCCAAACCATCGGATGCATCAGAATCGAACAGTCCAGCCCCACCACATCATCCCGCATCTGGACGACATGCTTCCACCAGGCATTGCGGATATTGCGTTTCAATTCAACCCCCAGCGGACCGTAGTCATAGCAGCTGGCCAGCCCGCCGTAGATTTCACTGGATTGAAAGATAAACCCCCGCCGTTTGCACAGTGATACAATGTCATCCAGTTTTGCCAGTTTTGCCATAAATCCCTCACTATAGAGACTTTAAATTCGAGATAAAGAATCCATATTGTACCAAAACCCCTTACGAAGTTCAAGGCCGTTTTGGGACTGCTTTTTCAAAGACCAAAAAATCCATAGAAAAATTTTCAGAAACAGAATACAGTAATGTTCCGTCATTTTATCTATAAAAAAAGCGAGGTGGGAACGGAACGTGATTCATTTCAAATGCCCTCATTGCCGAACAGCCCTTCAGATGGAAAGCCACTATGCCGGCCAAGCCGCCCTCTGTCCAACCTGCAACGGACAGATTCTCGTGCCGTTCCCGGGGACATCCGCCAAACCAATCATCTGCATCTGCGGACACTGCAAGGCCTTGTATCAAATCCCCGCGGAACAGGCAGGCCGAGAGGTTTCCTGCCCGACCTGCCGAGAAATCACCCAAATTCCCGCGCAGGAAAATACCGTTTCTGACAGTCCAATACTTCGCTTTTCCTGCCGCTCGTGCGGACAGGGCTACTGCCTTCCTTCCCGTTACGCCGGCAGAAAATTCACTTGTCCGGCCTGCAGACATGCCTGCTTAGTCCCGACTCCCAAGCCCGTCAAAAAAGGCGAGAAAGAATTGATTCTTTTAGAGGAAAAACCCGCTCCAAAAGAAGATACCGACCTTTTCAGTCCTGAACCACCGGTTCAACAAAAAGAACCGGCCCTGTTTGACAGTCCGCCGAAACCCCAAAAATCCATTCTGCTTCACGCCCTTGCCGCATCCATCGGCATCGTCCTGGTCGTTTCCTTAACCATTTGGGTGGTAAGCCTGCTAAAAAAGGACACCGTCAATCTAAAACAGACGACCGACACCCCTTCCGCACAAAACTATCCGCAGATCGTCGATTTTTCCCGGGCTATTGTCACCCAACTCAATCGAAAATCTGATACTGTAAAGTTGATTTATTTGTTCCCGGACCAGATTCAAGTGTCAGAACAAGATATAGACTCTCTTCTAAACGCCCTGGATATCGGGCGGTTCTCCTCCCTCGAAACCATCATAGAAAAAGCACGGGTTGAACCCGGCGCTTCCTATTTTATCACAAAAACAACAGCCGTGTCCGATTCGAACCGAATGCGCATAATCCGGATTGGCCTTGTCGAAATAGAGAACAATGATGAAACTCTTTCTGTGGAACGATTGGTCTTTGGAATCTCCATTTTCGATGAAAATAGTACACTTTTGGCCTCGGCAGGTCAAAGCGACCAAAATGTATTGCTTTCCCTGCTCGACGCTACGGTCAGCAAATATGCATTCATTTCCCCGACGATTCAAAAACAGGAACGTTCTTTTTCCAAAATCTCTGAAAGGTATAAAAGGATAAAAGAAAAATATGCTTGTCCGATTACCATCGTCCTTTTGCTGTTAGGTTTGGCAACGGTTATCTCGATGACAGTCGTTTTTGATAAGGCGGGCGAGCCGGGATGGGCCGCTTTCGTACCGATTTACAATACTGTTGTCCTCGCACGCATCGGCGGAAAACCCGAATGGCTCGGCTTTCTCTGCGCTGTCAGCTTCTGGATTCCCCGTATCGGTTCTCCTGTGCATCTGCTTTTTCTGCTCTATCTTTCCGTCAGTGTCGCCAAGACATTCGGCAAAGGAACCCTTTTCGGATTCGGGCTGGTTTTCCTGCCGTTTATCTTTTTTCCAATCCTGGCCTTTTCCGAATCGGCTTATCCGCAGAACGATGTCTAACTTCTTTTGAAAGCGAATTTTGCGCTCTCGACTGTGTTTTTCTTGTTTTTTCTTTGATTCTTGAGTACGCTGAATACGTGTATATAATAATGGCAGAAACAGAATTTCGTGCTTCGCACGGTCTTGTGCTGGCCGACGGAGGCCGAGAAGACCTTCATTCGCATCTTTGGCGGGTTCGTGCGGCCGTCCAGTGCCCGGTTCTGAATCAGGTTCAGATGGGCATTGATTTTCACGTTTTGCGGGCCCTGCTGCAGGAGATTGCGGCAGCCCTGGACGACAAGCCGCTTGCGGAACACAAGGCGTTTGCCTCCGTCAACCCAACCGCGGAAATGGTAGCCAAATTTGTTTTCGACCGGCTGGCTCCGAAAATCCCTTCGCCCGGCAAACTGGCGTGGGTCGAAATCACGGAAGCCCCGGGCTGTGCGGTCCGGTACATGCAGGAATAACCCTTCAGAAGGCCGCCAAAAAGACCGATGAAGATACGAAAAACAGCCGCTTCTTAGAACGGAGAGATTATGCTTTGTCAGAGCTGCAAAACCCAGACGGCAACGATTCATCTGACGGAGATTACCAACGGACACCGTGTCGAAACACACCTGTGCCAGGCCTGCGCGCAGAAACAGGGGTTGGCCATTCAAACCCAAATCCCCCTCAATGAGCTTCTTTCAACGCTGCTGAGTGTTCCGCCGGAAGCCGCCGCGGGGACCCCGCCGAGTCTGCAGGAGCAGAAGGCCTGTCCGAGCTGCGGAATGACCCTCCAGCGGTTCAGTAAAGAAACGCTCCTGGGCTGCCCGCAGGATTACGATGTCTTCGAGAAAAACCTGCTTCCGCTGATTCTGCGGACGCAAAATGACCGGTCTGAACACTGCGGCAAGGTCCCGGCGGATGCCGGCCGGGTCCAGGAAAAACAGATGCGTCTGGCCCAGCTGCGGCGCAAACTTGAAGAGGCCGTCCGACGGGAGCAATACGAAACCGCTGCGCGTCTGCGCGATGAAATCCGGAAACTCCAATGAACATACGCGATTTGTCCAAACAGCCCAGTCCCTGGCTTCAGGAAAGCGGCCCGGCTTCCGATGTAGTCATTTCCTCGCGGATTCGCCTGGCTCGCAACCTGGCCGGCTATGAATTCAAACCCTGCCTGACTCCCTCTCGGCAGCAGGAAGTGCTGGATACCCTCAAAACCGCCCTGCTGTCGGTCCCTGCCGATGAGCCGCTGTTTTTCTTTAACATCGAAGAGGCCTCCGCCCTCGAACGCGAACTGCTGGCGGAACGCTATCTGATCAGTCTGCCGCATGCCCGCGGCGAGGGCCCGCGCGGCGTTGTCATTGCCCAAAACGAATATTTCTCCGCAATGATTAATGAAGAAGACCATTTGCGGATGCAGGTCTTTGCCTCCGGACAGCAATTGGAAAAATGCTTCGAGCACATCAGCCGGGTGGACAACCACCTCGAAACAAAGGTCCAATTCGCTTTTCACCCCCGCTACGGCTATCTGACCGCCTGCCCGACCAACCTCGGCACCGGCATCCGGGTGTCCGTCATGCTGCATCTGCCCGGGCTGAAAATGACCGGCCAGACTGAAAAGTTCTTCAACGCCGCCCGCGACTGCAATCTGGCCGTCCGCGGTCTTTTCGGAGAGGGCTCGGAAGCCGTCGGCGATTTTTACCAGCTGTCCAACCAGGTCACACTGGGGGTAACCGAACAGGAAATCGTGCAGAACTTCTCCCGCAATATCGTGCCGAAAATCGTCGAATATGAACAGGTTGCCCGGCAAAGACTGTTTGAGGACAATCCGGAAGCCGTCGAAGACAAAATCCATCGGTCTTTGGCCATTCTCCGCAGCGCCCGGCTCATCAGCTCGCAGGAGGCGCTTATCCTTCTGAGCCATGTGCGGCTGGGGATTCATACCGGACGCATCCCGGATATTCCGATTTCAAAAATCAACGAATTATTCCTGCACATACAGCCGGCTCATCTGCAGATGCAGGCAGGACGCACCCTCAGTCCGGACCATCGGGATATCCTTCGGGCCCAAATCATCCGAACAGCCCTTTGCCCAAACTAATCTGGTCTTTCCGGAAGCGGAAGCCGACAGACGGCCTCCATCTGCCGGATTGGAATCAGACCCACCACCGCCAGTTTCAGCCGACCTTGAGCATCGATAAAGAACAGACAGGGAAATCCATCCGGCAGCGAATACGGCTCCGGCAGATTGTCTATTTTTCCTATTTGAACATCAAAAGCGGCAAATGACATCTCCTTCGCAAAGGTCTCCATCTTCTCCGAAGACTCCGTCGTCAATACCAGAACGGACGGCTTGTCCCCCTCCATCCCTTCCAAGAGATGCAATATCTGGTTAATCTGGAGCCGAAACGGCTGGAACCAGGTTGCCCCGAGAAGAAGCAAACAGTCTCGGCCGCGATAATCCTCCAGCTGCCTGATTTCCCCATTCGGCAGAAAAAATGATAAACCAGGCAAGAGTCGGCCCTGCCAGTCCGGCAAAACCGGTTCCCAAGTCTTTCGGCTGTTGATGACCTCGTCAATCGACTGGTACGGCGGCTGAAACCCTCGCAGATTCTTGCTGATGAGGACTGGCAGCGGCTCATTGCCGTGTTTGGACAGTTTCCGATAATAGAGAATCACCATCCCCGCAATCAGAATCAGCAGGACCAAATAAACCGGCAGTCCCTGAATCAGAAAATAGCGCTCTTGCTTTTTCACGCAGACCATTATACGGCAAAAAAACACCGGCAGAAATAACTTTTCGCGAATTCCAAATGCTTTCCTAATAACTCGTTAACTCAGAAAGCGTATAAGAAAATAGACAAGAAAACCTAACCAGTGAGGAACCCATGCGGCCAGCCAATTGTGAACATCTGAATCTGACCGGCGAATCCACAGAAATACTCCTGCTGATTGCCGTCTTCGGAAATGAATCCGCCCGAAAAGCCGCCGTGAGTGAATTAAAAAAGCGTCGGGCTCTTCATTCCAGCTTCGAAGATGACAATCTGGTCATGACGAATTTGAGCGGCGTCTGCTGAAGGTCGCTTCCACACTGCACCCGTTGAAGGCGGGCGGAATACTGTCGTTATTAGACCATCTTTGTCCCTTTCTTCCCTCTCTCCCCTCAATTTTTTTGATTGACTTGTTCAATCACCCGGCTACACTATCCTGTCTTTTGGTACGTGAAAAAGAGAACTGTATGCTCAGGGAGACAATCCGTGGCGTATAATTGCGTAGTGCTTGCAAAACAAGTGCCGGACACCAAACGAATCACCGGCCAGGCGATGAACGAAGACGGCACCGTCAATCGAGCGGCCCTTCCGGCCATTTTCAATCCGGAAGACCTCAATGCCCTCGAGATGGCCCTTCAAATTAAGGAACAATACGGCGGAAAAGTCACCGTCATTACGATGGGACTTCCGGCAGCAGCCGAAATTCTCCGCCAATCCCTCTATCGCGGAGCTGACGACGTTATCCTGATTACAGACAAACGCTGCGCCGCCAGTGATACGCTGGCCACCAGCTATATCCTCAGCTGCGCCGTCCGCAAACTCAACCCGGATATCGTCCTGTGCGGCCGGCAGGCCATCGACGGCGACACCGCTCAGGTTGGGCCTCAGGTAGCAGAAAAACTGGGAGTTCCCCAGATTACCTACACCGAGCAGATTCTCAGTCTGAACGGAAAAACCATCACCGCCCGCCGGAGCATCGGAAACGGCTGGCAGGAAGTCCGAACCAAACTGCCGGTCCTGCTGACGGTCGTGGACACCGCCAACGAGCCCAGAATCCCGGCCGCCAAGCGCCTGATGAAATACAAATCCGCACGCTGCCGTATCGAAATCGAGGCCATGGCCAAGCAGGACCCCTCAATTGATGTTGATGCCGTCTGCAGGCAGCTGGAGCAAAAAGGACTGCTCATCCGTCAGTGGGACCTCGACATCCTCGGCGCCGACCTGAAGTGGTGCGGACGCGACGGCTCGCCCACCAAAGTCCACCGCATTCAAAGTGTCGTGCTCACCGCCAAGGAAACCAAATCCGTCGAGCCGACTCAGGAAGCCATTGAGGCGATGATTCACGAACTCATCGTGGACCATACCATCGGATAAATTGACGTATCAATCAGATTCAGCAAACAAGGATAATCAGAGATGATAGAAGTCAACAAACAGGGTGAAGTATGGGTGTTTGCCGAGCAGCATGCCGGCACGCTCGAAGACACCTCCATTGAACTGCTCAGCAAAGGACGTCAACTGGCCGACCAGCTGAAAGTTCCGCTGGCGGCGGTCCTGCTCGGAGACCGCGTCGAGCCCCTCTGCGTTCGGCTCGGTCAATACGGCGCCGACAAGGTCTATCTGGCCGAACACCCCCTGCTGAATCATTACCAGACCAGCTCCTATGCCAAGGTTCTGGACGAGCTGATTCACAAACACAAACCACAGATTATGCTCTATGGAGCTACGCCGGTCGGACGCGACCTGGCCCCGCGTGTGGCCAGCGCCCTGAAGGCGGGACTGACTGCCGACTGCACGGACCTGCAGATTGGACGGCACGAAATCCCCAGCACCGGCAAGGTCTATGAGAACCTGCTCCTGCAGATTCGTCCGGCCTTCGGCGGCAACATTATCGCCACGATTATCAACTACGACCGCTGGCCGCAGATGGCCACCGTTCGCGAAGGCGTGATGCCCATGCCCGAACCGGACGGACGCCGCAAGGCCCAAATCGTTCGCGAAAACATCTCTTTGCTGCCGGACGACCTGATGCTGGAGATTCTGGCCGAACACCGCCAGCCCAAAAAGGTCAATCTGAAGGCCTCCCGCATTATCGTGGCCGGCGGCGCCGGGGTCGGCAGCAAAGAAAACTTCAAACTTATCTGGGACCTGGCCCACTGTCTGGGCGGGGCCCCCGCCGCCACCCGAGCCGCGGTGGACCTGGGCTTTATCGACCGCGACCATCAGGTCGGACAGACCGGCACTACCGTCCGTCCGGTACTGTACATCGCCGTCGGCATCAGCGGGGCCATTCAGCACCAGGCCGGAATGAGCGGCAGCCAGAAAATTATTGCGATCAACAATGACCCGGAGGCCCCCATCTTTCAGATCGCCCACTACAAAATTCTCGGCGATTTGAATCAGGTCGTTCCGATGATGATTAAGGCCATCCGGGAAAAAGTATAAATTCAAACAACCAACGCCTGTTTTGAGGAAGAACAGATGGGCAATTTTTATCGAGATAATGACGACATTCAGTTCCTGATGAAGCATATTGATTTGGGCGAGCTGGCCAACTTTATGGAGCGGGGGTTCCGCTTCGCCGGCAAATTTGATACCGCCCCTGCCAACGCCCAGGAGGCCGTCACCAACTACGACCTCGTTCTGGACGCCCTGGGCCAGCTCAGCGCCGACTTTATCGCCCCCCGCAGCGAGGGAATCGACCGGCAGGGAAGCACCCTGCTGGAAAACGGCACCGTTAAATACGCCGACGGCATCGCCGAATCCCTTCAGGCCCTGGCCAAAGCCGATGTGATGGGCTTTACGCTGCCTCACGAATACGGCGGACTGAATTTCCCCAGTCTGGTGTACTCGGCGGCCATCGAAATCGTCTCCCGGGCCGATGCATCCCTGATGAACCTGTTCGGTCTGCAGGGCATCGCTGAGACCATCAACTTCTTCGCAGATGAAGAAATCAAACGGCAATATCTGCCGCAGTTCGCTGCCGGCAAGGTCACCGGCGCGATGGTCCTGACCGAGCCCGATGCCGGCTCCGACCTGCAGGCCTGCAAGCTGCGGGCCTTTCAGGATGCCCAGGGCAACTGGTATCTGCACGGTGTCAAGCGATTCATTACCAACGGCTGCGGCGAGGTGCTGCTGGTGCTGGCCCGCTCCGAACCGGACCGCAGCGGCGGTCTGGGCCTGAGTCTGTTCCTGTGCGAACGAGGCCCCACCGTGCGGGTTCGCCGGCTGGAGGACAAACTCGGCATTCACGGCTCGCCCACCTGCGAGCTGTTCTTTGACAATACGCCCTGCCGGCTTATCGGCGAACGCCAGCGCGGGCTGGTAACATATGTGATGAGCCTGATGAACGGCGCCCGCATCGGCATCGCCGCCCAGTCGATGGGCATTGCCGAAGCGGCCTACCGCATCGCCCGCGATTACGCCCACAGCCGCAAGCAGTTCGGCGGCCCCATCGAAAAACTGCCCGCCGTGCGGGATATGGTCATCGACATGAAAACCCAGATTGAGGCGGGAAGAGCCCTGCTCTATGAAACCAGCCGCATCGTGGATCACGAGGTCGGCCTGACCAAAATCAGCGAGGACCCGACCGAATCGCCCGAAGCCCAGAAAGAAGCCAAACAGCGGCTGCGCACCATCAAGCGCATCGCGGCCATGCTGACGCCGATGAGCAAATATTACTGCTCCGAGATGTGCAACCGCGTCACATATGACACCATTCAGGTGCTCGGCGGAAGCGGATACATGCGCGATTATGCCTGCGAACGGCTGGCTCGCGACGCCCGCATCACCACCATCTACGAAGGCACCAGCCAGCTGCAGATTGTGGCGGCCGTCCGCGGTGTGTGCGGCGGGGCCTGTGAAAAATATCTGGCCGAACTGGCCGCTCTGCCCTATGCGGATTCCGTCAGGGATCTGCTGGACCTGCTGGCGGAGGGAACGCAGCAGCTGTTCAAGGCCGTCGCCTTCGTCAAGGAAGCCGGCGTTGATTATATGGATTTGTTCGGACGACAGC from the Anaerohalosphaeraceae bacterium genome contains:
- a CDS encoding electron transfer flavoprotein subunit alpha/FixB family protein, producing MIEVNKQGEVWVFAEQHAGTLEDTSIELLSKGRQLADQLKVPLAAVLLGDRVEPLCVRLGQYGADKVYLAEHPLLNHYQTSSYAKVLDELIHKHKPQIMLYGATPVGRDLAPRVASALKAGLTADCTDLQIGRHEIPSTGKVYENLLLQIRPAFGGNIIATIINYDRWPQMATVREGVMPMPEPDGRRKAQIVRENISLLPDDLMLEILAEHRQPKKVNLKASRIIVAGGAGVGSKENFKLIWDLAHCLGGAPAATRAAVDLGFIDRDHQVGQTGTTVRPVLYIAVGISGAIQHQAGMSGSQKIIAINNDPEAPIFQIAHYKILGDLNQVVPMMIKAIREKV
- a CDS encoding electron transfer flavoprotein subunit beta/FixA family protein, which gives rise to MAYNCVVLAKQVPDTKRITGQAMNEDGTVNRAALPAIFNPEDLNALEMALQIKEQYGGKVTVITMGLPAAAEILRQSLYRGADDVILITDKRCAASDTLATSYILSCAVRKLNPDIVLCGRQAIDGDTAQVGPQVAEKLGVPQITYTEQILSLNGKTITARRSIGNGWQEVRTKLPVLLTVVDTANEPRIPAAKRLMKYKSARCRIEIEAMAKQDPSIDVDAVCRQLEQKGLLIRQWDLDILGADLKWCGRDGSPTKVHRIQSVVLTAKETKSVEPTQEAIEAMIHELIVDHTIG
- a CDS encoding glycine--tRNA ligase; protein product: MAKLAKLDDIVSLCKRRGFIFQSSEIYGGLASCYDYGPLGVELKRNIRNAWWKHVVQMRDDVVGLDCSILMHPMVWKASGHADKFADLVTVCRKCGTRSRVDHLQDHDGSLEEHTEHIDLESAKSKAAELSRKVCPACGTVGQFGEPMAFRLMFETRMGANVEDTMTLFLRPETAQGIFVNFRNVLDSTRVKIPFGIAQIGKSFRNEVTTKAFIFRTREFEQAELEFFCKPGTDEEWFEHWKQERFNWYINLGIRKENLRFREHAKDELAHYAKACVDIEYKFPFGSGDWQELEGIANRTDFDLRQHQRGIRTMNEWYDKKGDLTKITLKEEAEDYLKGPLAYFDEETRERYIPYVIEPSAGIDRSMLAFLVDAYDEEEVRGEQRNLLRFHPALAPIKAGIFPLVKKDGMPEIAMNIYQDLKRYFPVFYDEKGAIGRRYRRQDEAGTPFCVTVDGQTKEDNTVTIRHRDSMEQVRVPLDQVKSYLRDKLGL
- a CDS encoding UvrB/UvrC motif-containing protein; this translates as MLCQSCKTQTATIHLTEITNGHRVETHLCQACAQKQGLAIQTQIPLNELLSTLLSVPPEAAAGTPPSLQEQKACPSCGMTLQRFSKETLLGCPQDYDVFEKNLLPLILRTQNDRSEHCGKVPADAGRVQEKQMRLAQLRRKLEEAVRREQYETAARLRDEIRKLQ
- the prmC gene encoding peptide chain release factor N(5)-glutamine methyltransferase; amino-acid sequence: MEIWTIQKLLNWMTAYFTQKQLDSPRLSAELLLCHVLGLQRIELYTLHDRVVQQPQLGQLRDLVKRAAEHEPIAYLVGRCEFYSLSLKITPDCLIPRPETELLVEKAVEFLRRRPAPRQALDLCTGCGCIAAALAKNCKDLQITAVDISEAALAVATENIRRYNLEPSVRLLCGNLYEPLIEELDGPCFDLIVSNPPYVSDAEYEKLAPNVKNYEPKQALCGGPDGLDFYRRILEQAGRFLKPDGAVMLEIGYEQGPAVKQMLEQSGLFASAEIQKDLAQKDRIAIGRR
- a CDS encoding protein arginine kinase, translated to MNIRDLSKQPSPWLQESGPASDVVISSRIRLARNLAGYEFKPCLTPSRQQEVLDTLKTALLSVPADEPLFFFNIEEASALERELLAERYLISLPHARGEGPRGVVIAQNEYFSAMINEEDHLRMQVFASGQQLEKCFEHISRVDNHLETKVQFAFHPRYGYLTACPTNLGTGIRVSVMLHLPGLKMTGQTEKFFNAARDCNLAVRGLFGEGSEAVGDFYQLSNQVTLGVTEQEIVQNFSRNIVPKIVEYEQVARQRLFEDNPEAVEDKIHRSLAILRSARLISSQEALILLSHVRLGIHTGRIPDIPISKINELFLHIQPAHLQMQAGRTLSPDHRDILRAQIIRTALCPN
- a CDS encoding DUF5684 domain-containing protein, whose protein sequence is MIHFKCPHCRTALQMESHYAGQAALCPTCNGQILVPFPGTSAKPIICICGHCKALYQIPAEQAGREVSCPTCREITQIPAQENTVSDSPILRFSCRSCGQGYCLPSRYAGRKFTCPACRHACLVPTPKPVKKGEKELILLEEKPAPKEDTDLFSPEPPVQQKEPALFDSPPKPQKSILLHALAASIGIVLVVSLTIWVVSLLKKDTVNLKQTTDTPSAQNYPQIVDFSRAIVTQLNRKSDTVKLIYLFPDQIQVSEQDIDSLLNALDIGRFSSLETIIEKARVEPGASYFITKTTAVSDSNRMRIIRIGLVEIENNDETLSVERLVFGISIFDENSTLLASAGQSDQNVLLSLLDATVSKYAFISPTIQKQERSFSKISERYKRIKEKYACPITIVLLLLGLATVISMTVVFDKAGEPGWAAFVPIYNTVVLARIGGKPEWLGFLCAVSFWIPRIGSPVHLLFLLYLSVSVAKTFGKGTLFGFGLVFLPFIFFPILAFSESAYPQNDV
- a CDS encoding TatD family hydrolase gives rise to the protein MELVDTHAHLTYSPLWEDLENVLARSRQAGVTRWITVGTSPEENRRALERAEQTEGLWAAVGYHPHHADEISPEDLQLLRQAAAHPHVVAIGETGLDYHYLHSAADNQRRMFRAHLDLAAELNKPVIVHIRQAFPEALAILDEYRDRLSKVVIHCYSGSPQETEEVLRRGYFVSFTGILTFKKADLLRQSARMMPPERVMIETDCPYLSPEPVRHIQPNEPALLVHTAAKLAELYGMPLEEFARKMTANSIAFFGLK
- a CDS encoding 6-carboxytetrahydropterin synthase is translated as MAETEFRASHGLVLADGGREDLHSHLWRVRAAVQCPVLNQVQMGIDFHVLRALLQEIAAALDDKPLAEHKAFASVNPTAEMVAKFVFDRLAPKIPSPGKLAWVEITEAPGCAVRYMQE